Sequence from the Camelina sativa cultivar DH55 unplaced genomic scaffold, Cs unpScaffold02721, whole genome shotgun sequence genome:
GTGCCTCTTTCCTTCCAAAGTTTCTTTGGCTGTTTACGTCGCAGCAGTCATGGTCAAACCTGGTGCTTTGATTCCCGACAGTCTCAAAAATGTAATGAAGGTATGTTCGGGATTGATAGAGAAGGAAGCTGAGAAGATATGGGACTTTACTTTTGGAAATGGACCCCAAAACATCCCAACAAGCATCATGATGAAACCTGAGTACGTTAGGGACAAGTTTTACAACGAGAGCCCCATGGAGGTTTGTCCTGATCTATACCCTTTATAATCATCTCTGCCTCAAAAACTTTTCAGAGAATCTTACTTAGTTCATCCATTCATGTATGATCAGGATTACACACTGGCCACCACGCTTCTGCGTCCAGCCCCTGTCATG
This genomic interval carries:
- the LOC104774406 gene encoding methylesterase 18-like, which gives rise to LFPSKVSLAVYVAAVMVKPGALIPDSLKNVMKVCSGLIEKEAEKIWDFTFGNGPQNIPTSIMMKPEYVRDKFYNESPMEDYTLATTLLRPAPVMAFVGIMGIPEAPETEKIPRVYVKTGKDHLFQPHLQDLMLALWPPSQTFLLQESDHSAFFSQPRELNQFLLQAASSLSS